The region GCTTTTCGATTTCATTACCCAGCAAAGAAAGCTATTATGTACCCTTGGCTCACAAAAACGGACCAAATGTTGATAAGAAGTCGGCGCTCAACAATTTAAAAAGTATATTAGAGGACCAAAGTGCAAAAATAATAGGTCAGAATCTCAAATACGATTACAGTGTTCTTAAAATGCATGGTATTGAACCTGTTAGACCATCTTTTGATACAATGATAGCTGCGTATCTGCTTAATCCAGATGAAAAAAGATTCAATTTGGATGAGCTTGCAATGAAATTTTTGAATTACAAAATGATCAGTTTCGAGGAGTTATTTAAGGATACTTCCCCATTGTTTGGTGCGGTGACATTTGCAGATGTTTCAGTAGAAGATGCAACTAAGTACTCGGCAGAGGATGCTGATATAACACGCAGGCTGTACGAGATTTTGAATATAAAACTACACGAGGCAGATTTGCTTGAAGTGCTTGAAAAGATAGAAATGCCTTTGATACCTGTTCTTGTTCACATGGAGCTTGAAGGTGTCTACATGAATATTGATTATTTGAAAGATCTTTCTTCGAAGTATGCTGCCAGGATGAATGAACTTTCACAGCAGATATACAATCATGCTGGAGAGGCTTTTAATTTGAATTCCCCTAAGCAGGTTGCTCACATACTATTCGATAAATTAAAAATACAGCCAACGAAAAAGACATCGACTGGCGAACCCTCGACTCGTGCTGATGTTTTGGAGGAGCTTTCGGAAGAACATCCTATAGTTCGATTAATTCTCGAGTACAGAAAATATCAGAAGATTAAATCTACGTACCTGGATGTTTTACCAAAACTTGTGCATCCAGAAACAGGAAGAATCCATTCTTCATTTCATCAAACTGGTACGGCAACCGGAAGGTTAAGTAGCAGTGATCCAAATCTGCAAAATTTGCCAAGTAAGCAAGAAGAGAGCAGGGAGATAAGGAAAGCTGTGGTACCTCAGAGAGATAGTTGGAAGATTTTGAGTGCTGATTATTCTCAAATAGAACTCAGGGTTCTTGCACATTTGAGCAATGATCAGAATTTGATTGAAGCATTCAAAAAAGATGAAGATATACATAACTTTACTTCATCCCGAATCTTCCAGGTACCTGAAAACCAGGTGACTCCACAGATGCGTTCAATTGGAAAGATGGTTAATTTTTCTGTTATATATGGTGTATCGCCTTATGGACTTTCACAAAGAACAGGTTTGAGCTACGATCAAGCTCAAAAATTCATAGGGGAGTATTTTTCGTTGTACCCGTCTGTTAAGGAATATTTTGCCAAGATTGTCTCGTATGCAAAAACCCATGGCTATGTCAGAACAATGTTTGGCAGAAGAAGAGAGGTACCTCAATTAAGGTCAAAAAATGCTTCTGTAAGACAAGAGGGAGAAAGAATAGCTATTAATACTCCTATTCAGGGGACGGCAGCAGATATAATGAAACTCGCCATGATAAATCTGTATGATAAAATAAAACAAATGAGATTGCAATCTAAGATGATACTTCAAGTTCATGATGAGCTTGTTTTTGAGGTGCCTGATGAAGAAGTTGAGATTGTTAAGAATCTGGTTAGAGATTCCATGGAAAACGTTGTCAGGTTATCTGTGCCTTTAAAGGTGGATTTGAAAATCTCAGATAGCTGGGAATAAAAAGGAGGTTTTAGCTTGGACGCAAGAGTTATAAATGCACTTATTGCAGCAATTGTTAATACTCTGGAAGTGCTGATTGGTGAAAAACCGACGGTGGGTAAACCAGGCGTACTGAAAGAAATAAAACCTAAATTCGATTTGATAACACTCATAGGCTTTGTTGGTGGAGTTGAAGGAAATTTGATATATTCTTTTAACCCGGACACAGCTTTGAAGATTGTTTCAAAAATGATGAACATGCCGTACGAAAACCTGGACGAGCTTGCAATGAGTGCTATTGGAGAGCTTGGAAACATGATTGCTGGAGCTTTGGCTATGAACTTAGAAAAAATTGGTTGCAAAATAGTTATTAGTCCGCCCACTGTTGTCACAGGACGTGAATTAAAGATATCCGTTGAAGGACTAACACTTCAATTGCCCGTCAGTGTCGCGTCTGACGACGATGTAGAGACAATCCTTTCTGTGAAGGGATCCGTCAAGTGCGGAAAGACTTGAACAAGTACAGTGTGGTTTTAAATTTTGGCGTGACAGTTATTTCCAACATCATCGTTGGAACATTGATAGGCTATTACATTGACAAATGGACTTTTAAGAATGGTGTTTTCTTAATAGTTTTTGTTTTACTTGGAATAGCATCGGGTTTGTATAATGGTTTCAAATATTTGTTGAAGGAAGCCGATAAATATGACAAGCACGATAAAGAAGATGATAACAAACGTGATGATTCTGGGATCCGTTGAGATTGTCGTTTTTTTCATGTTATTTGGATACAGAGGTGCCATGGGAGTACTTGCTGGCACAATCGGTGCCTGTGTCAATATAGTTTCTCTGTGGTACGATGTTAAAAAATGTGTTAAGAAAAGAAGGAAGATGTCCTTAACAGGATATTTGTCGCGGTATACTTTTAGTGGTGCTGTTATGGTTTTTGGGTCAATTTTTTCTTTACCAGCTCTTTTTGGAGCTTTTTTTGGTTTGATGAACGAAAAAATTGCTGCTTTTTTGTCCTGGAGGTGACTGAGTGAAGATCAGTTTAGATAAAAGGGCGAAGGTTTTACTGGCAATTTTTCTCGTAGTCTACATAGTCGTAGGAGTTTTGAATGCAATTTACCTTTCTAAACAAAACATGGGGGAAGCATTTAAAAATGTTGCCAATCGCTGGGTTGTGGATCTTCCATTCGGGAAAGGCATTTTTTCAAGAATCAACCCTTTGACAATATTTATGACATGGGGCATCATGGCTGCCATAATCCTGATTGCCTTGAGGCTCAGAAAACCACAGGTTGTTCCGGATAGAAAGCAGTCGCTCGTGGAATCACTTTTGGAGTTTGTGTATAACATGGTTGAGGATGCTGTTCCAGATCAACGTTTTGTGAGGCCAACTTTTTATATAGCCTGTACATTATTTATATTCATAGTTTTTTCCAATATACTTGGTGGTGCCATCCCTGGCATATCTATAGAGGCAAACGCTCAAGGAACTGTCGAAAAAATTCACCTTTTTTCCGACACGTGGTTTTCTCCAACTGCGGATATAAACACTAATGCTTTTTTAGCTGTTTTTGTATTTATCATCAGTCAAGTATTTGCGATAAAATCCAAGGGAATTAAATCGTGGGCAAAGTCATGGTTTGAGCCAATTCCTTTTATGTTTCCAATGAACGTTATAGGAGAACTATCAAAACCAATATCACACTCTCTGAGGCTCTTTGGAAATATCGCTGGGGGAGCTTTGCTTACATATCTTTTAGCTTACATGGCAAAATATCTGTTTTTGCCCGTTATTCTGTGGGGATTTTTTGGACTGTTTGTAGGTGTTATACAGGCTCTTGTTTTTACAGTGCTTGCGATTGCTTATATATCATCTGCCTTATCCTAAGAAGGAGGGATTCTTGTGGAGAATGTTTCTCCAAGTCTTGCGGAAGCATTGATTCAGATGGGAAAATTTATAGGAGCAGGAATATGTATGGGTGCGGGAGCTATAGGCCCGGGTATTGGTGAAGGACATGTTGGCGATGGAGCTATGCAAGCAATGGCGCGCCAACCAGAATTGATAGGCGTTTTGACTACAAGAATGTTGCTTTCTCAGGCAGTCTGTGAGACAACCGGTTTGTATTCCTTGCTGATATCTATTCTCATACTCTTTGTGCTCTGAGGAGGACTTGAAATGGGATTTGTTGAGCTCAACCTCACGGGTATTATTCAATTACTGAATTTTCTAATTTTACTGTTTGTTCTTTACAAATTTCTGTACAAGCCTTTTCTGCAAATAGCCGATAAAAGACGGGAAAAAATACAATCTGATCTTGCCAGTGCAGAAAAAGAGCTCAAAGAAGCTCAAGAGATGAAAAAGCAGGCTCATGATGCTCTTGAAAGCGCAAGAAAATCTGCAGATGGAATCATTTCAGAAGCAAGGCAGAAAAGCGAAGAGATCATAAACCAAGCTAAGGTCAAAGCCCGTGAGGAAGCCGAGAAAGTTTTGA is a window of Pseudothermotoga elfii DSM 9442 = NBRC 107921 DNA encoding:
- a CDS encoding chemotaxis protein CheX: MDARVINALIAAIVNTLEVLIGEKPTVGKPGVLKEIKPKFDLITLIGFVGGVEGNLIYSFNPDTALKIVSKMMNMPYENLDELAMSAIGELGNMIAGALAMNLEKIGCKIVISPPTVVTGRELKISVEGLTLQLPVSVASDDDVETILSVKGSVKCGKT
- the polA gene encoding DNA polymerase I, giving the protein MAKLFLFDGTGLAYRAYYALDQSLSTTSGIPTNATYGVLRMLIRFLKDYVKIGDYTAFAMDTKTRTYRHELLEEYKAHRPQTPDAMIQQLPYIKRGVQALGIKVLEYEGCEADDVIATLARMGEKEFEDIFIISGDKDMFQLVNDKIKVWRPSKGITDLEFYDKKKIIEKYRVEPSKIVDLLALMGDSVDNVPGVKGIGMKTAAELIEKFGNLDEIYGKIDENSRIGKLLSRGKDDAFKSKQLVTLMTDLDLRLTWDDLKYAGYKEKELVEFLREMEFSSIMKELGLYTQQDQKTPYIAVKDNNSLNELFEKIKKSQYFVLDLETDSLSPIDAEIIGFSISLPSKESYYVPLAHKNGPNVDKKSALNNLKSILEDQSAKIIGQNLKYDYSVLKMHGIEPVRPSFDTMIAAYLLNPDEKRFNLDELAMKFLNYKMISFEELFKDTSPLFGAVTFADVSVEDATKYSAEDADITRRLYEILNIKLHEADLLEVLEKIEMPLIPVLVHMELEGVYMNIDYLKDLSSKYAARMNELSQQIYNHAGEAFNLNSPKQVAHILFDKLKIQPTKKTSTGEPSTRADVLEELSEEHPIVRLILEYRKYQKIKSTYLDVLPKLVHPETGRIHSSFHQTGTATGRLSSSDPNLQNLPSKQEESREIRKAVVPQRDSWKILSADYSQIELRVLAHLSNDQNLIEAFKKDEDIHNFTSSRIFQVPENQVTPQMRSIGKMVNFSVIYGVSPYGLSQRTGLSYDQAQKFIGEYFSLYPSVKEYFAKIVSYAKTHGYVRTMFGRRREVPQLRSKNASVRQEGERIAINTPIQGTAADIMKLAMINLYDKIKQMRLQSKMILQVHDELVFEVPDEEVEIVKNLVRDSMENVVRLSVPLKVDLKISDSWE
- a CDS encoding ATP synthase subunit I, encoding MTSTIKKMITNVMILGSVEIVVFFMLFGYRGAMGVLAGTIGACVNIVSLWYDVKKCVKKRRKMSLTGYLSRYTFSGAVMVFGSIFSLPALFGAFFGLMNEKIAAFLSWR
- the atpF gene encoding F0F1 ATP synthase subunit B, giving the protein MGFVELNLTGIIQLLNFLILLFVLYKFLYKPFLQIADKRREKIQSDLASAEKELKEAQEMKKQAHDALESARKSADGIISEARQKSEEIINQAKVKAREEAEKVLNSARNEIEREKKQALQEIEKRAGEIAVTLALKILQGVLDEKAKREYLINILNKEKEK
- a CDS encoding F0F1 ATP synthase subunit C; translation: MENVSPSLAEALIQMGKFIGAGICMGAGAIGPGIGEGHVGDGAMQAMARQPELIGVLTTRMLLSQAVCETTGLYSLLISILILFVL
- the atpB gene encoding F0F1 ATP synthase subunit A, with protein sequence MKISLDKRAKVLLAIFLVVYIVVGVLNAIYLSKQNMGEAFKNVANRWVVDLPFGKGIFSRINPLTIFMTWGIMAAIILIALRLRKPQVVPDRKQSLVESLLEFVYNMVEDAVPDQRFVRPTFYIACTLFIFIVFSNILGGAIPGISIEANAQGTVEKIHLFSDTWFSPTADINTNAFLAVFVFIISQVFAIKSKGIKSWAKSWFEPIPFMFPMNVIGELSKPISHSLRLFGNIAGGALLTYLLAYMAKYLFLPVILWGFFGLFVGVIQALVFTVLAIAYISSALS
- a CDS encoding AtpZ/AtpI family protein, whose protein sequence is MRKDLNKYSVVLNFGVTVISNIIVGTLIGYYIDKWTFKNGVFLIVFVLLGIASGLYNGFKYLLKEADKYDKHDKEDDNKRDDSGIR